A window from Drosophila nasuta strain 15112-1781.00 chromosome 3, ASM2355853v1, whole genome shotgun sequence encodes these proteins:
- the LOC132789729 gene encoding protein peanut, with protein sequence MNSPRTNGAISALPSTLAQLALRDKQQAATASASVSASASNGSDSSAAAAATQRPQTQPPSVPSSVNKLQLADASVTSSNGDSNKLTHDLQEKEAQQQQKPQKPPLPVRQKPMEIAGYVGFANLPNQVYRKAVKRGFEFTLMVVGASGLGKSTLINSMFLSDIYNAEQYPGPSLRKKKTVAVEATKVMLKENGVNLTLTVVDTPGFGDAVDNSNCWVPILEYVDSKYEEYLTAESRVYRKTISDNRVHCCLYFIAPSGHGLLPLDIACMQSLSDKVNLVPVIAKADTMTPDEVHLFKKQILNEIAQHKIKIYDFPATLEDAAEESKATQNLRSRVPFAVVGANTIIEMDGKKVRGRRYPWGLVEVENLTHCDFIALRNMVIRTHLQDLKDVTNNVHYENYRCRKLSELGLVDGKARLSNKNPLTQMEEEKREHEQKMKKMEAEMEQVFDMKVKEKMQKLKDSELEMARRHEERKKALELQIHELDEKRRDFEREKKEWEDVNHVTLEELKRRSLGANSSTDNVDAKKEKKKKGLF encoded by the coding sequence atgaataGTCCTCGCACAAACGGCGCCATCTCAGCGCTGCCCAGCACACTGGCGCAACTGGCGCTGCGCGACAAGCAGCAGGCGGCGACAGCATCGGCATCAGTATCGGCGTCCGCATCAAATGGCAGTGACTcctcagcagcagcggcagcaacgcAGCGCCCACAAACGCAGCCGCCCAGTGTGCCATCGTCAGTGAACAAATTGCAGTTGGCCGATGCCAGTGTGACCAGCTCCAATGGTGACTCGAACAAGCTGACGCACGACTTGCAAGAAAAggaagcacagcagcagcagaagccaCAAAAACCGCCGTTGCCGGTGCGCCAAAAACCGATGGAGATTGCCGGGTATGTGGGATTCGCCAATCTGCCCAATCAGGTGTATCGCAAGGCGGTTAAACGTGGCTTTGAATTCACGCTGATGGTGGTGGGTGCCAGTGGACTGGGCAAGTCAACGCTGATCAACTCGATGTTCCTTTCGGACATCTACAATGCGGAACAGTATCCGGGCCCATCGCTGCGCAAGAAGAAGACCGTTGCCGTCGAGGCCACCAAGGTAATGCTCAAGGAGAACGGCGTCAATTTGACTCTCACTGTGGTGGACACGCCCGGATTTGGGGATGCTGTCGATAACAGCAACTGCTGGGTGCCCATACTCGAGTACGTGGACAGCAAGTATGAGGAGTATTTGACTGCCGAGTCGCGGGTGTATCGCAAGACGATCTCGGACAATCGGGTGCACTGTTGTCTGTACTTTATCGCGCCCTCGGGTCACGGTCTGTTGCCATTGGACATCGCCTGCATGCAGAGCCTGTCGGATAAGGTGAATCTGGTGCCGGTGATTGCCAAGGCCGACACCATGACGCCGGACGAGGTGCATCTGTTCAAGAAGCAGATACTTAATGAGATTGCTCAACACAAGATCAAGATCTACGATTTTCCCGCCACACTCGAGGATGCCGCCGAGGAGAGCAAGGCCACACAGAATCTGCGCAGTCGGGTGCCCTTCGCTGTTGTTGGAGCCAACACCATCATCGAGATGGACGGCAAGAAGGTGCGAGGACGTCGCTATCCTTGGGGCCTCGTCGAGGTCGAGAATTTGACACACTGCGACTTCATTGCTCTGCGCAATATGGTGATTCGCACCCATCTGCAGGATCTCAAAGATGTCACGAATAATGTGCACTATGAGAACTATCGATGCCGCAAGCTCTCCGAGCTGGGTCTGGTCGATGGCAAGGCTCGGCTGTCGAATAAGAATCCGCTCACCCAGATGGAGGAGGAGAAGCGCGAGCACGAGCAGAAGATGAAGAAAATGGAGGCGGAGATGGAGCAGGTGTTCGACATGAAGGTGAAGGAGAAAATGCAGAAGCTCAAGGATTCCGAATTGGAGATGGCGCGCAGGCACGAGGAACGCAAGAAGGCGCTCGAGTTGCAGATCCACGAACTGGACGAGAAGCGGCGTGATTTTGAGCGTGAGAAGAAGGAATGGGAGGATGTCAATCATGTGACGCTTGAGGAGCTGAAGCGACGCAGTCTTGGTGCAAACAGTAGCACCGACAATGTCGATGccaagaaggagaagaagaagaagggtCTGTTCTAA